The following proteins come from a genomic window of Vibrio vulnificus NBRC 15645 = ATCC 27562:
- a CDS encoding RidA family protein, protein MSIKRYGVEGGVGTGGQHLPFARATEAGGFLYVSGQTPMIDGEVVEGGIVDQSRLAIQNCVDIMSEAGYTLEDVVHVKVVLTDARYFQSFNKVFKEFFGEHPPARICMVCDLVVDVKVEVDVTCYRADRR, encoded by the coding sequence ATGTCAATTAAACGATATGGCGTAGAAGGCGGCGTGGGTACAGGTGGTCAGCATTTACCTTTTGCGCGAGCTACCGAAGCGGGTGGTTTCCTTTACGTCTCTGGCCAAACGCCGATGATTGATGGTGAAGTGGTTGAAGGTGGCATTGTTGATCAATCACGCCTCGCGATTCAAAACTGTGTCGACATCATGAGCGAGGCAGGCTATACGCTAGAAGATGTAGTGCACGTTAAGGTTGTGTTGACCGATGCACGCTATTTCCAGTCGTTCAATAAAGTGTTTAAAGAGTTTTTTGGCGAGCATCCACCTGCGCGGATTTGCATGGTGTGTGACCTCGTGGTGGATGTTAAGGTGGAAGTCGACGTCACGTGTTATCGAGCTGACCGTCGCTAA
- a CDS encoding sodium:solute symporter family protein, translated as MNSTLFLTGFGIYVLFLIWLGWFVSRNQKSGEDFLLGGRGLPLFLVLGTTVATMVGTGSSMGAVGFGYANGWAGALYGIGGAVGILLLALWFAPVRKLNFMTMSEELAYYVGANRIVKNVVGLLIFIASIGWLGAHILGGGMYLAWIADIDLSTAKIVIAVAFTIYVVIGGYTAVVWTDAIQAVILFVGFILMAVLSVQHIGGLDNLYSAMDPAAVSFLAIDKLGLLPAISLSVVIGVGVLATPSFRQRIYSGKDVSTIRRSFVGSGVLYLFFSIIPAIIGMAAHAINPELANSNYAFPYVAATVLPVGVGMIVLIAGLSATMSSASSDAIAGVSILLRDVYVMFTGRVPNKESMLNYSRLALVVVIGFALLFALTSNDIIGYITKMISTVMSGMFVCGMLGRFWRRYNWQGALATLAGASAASVAVMMSPSLTTFWGNPVIPSCMVALGAGVVVSLLTPANQVSAEMARAILDDERALMEMELSDKGELDRDESLANRQAAREL; from the coding sequence ATGAATAGCACACTTTTTTTAACCGGATTTGGAATATATGTGCTTTTCCTTATTTGGCTCGGCTGGTTTGTTTCACGTAATCAAAAATCAGGAGAAGATTTTTTATTAGGTGGGCGAGGATTGCCATTATTTCTCGTATTAGGCACCACAGTCGCCACCATGGTAGGAACGGGTTCCAGTATGGGGGCGGTAGGATTTGGTTATGCCAACGGTTGGGCGGGAGCGCTCTATGGCATTGGCGGCGCAGTCGGCATATTGCTTTTGGCTCTTTGGTTTGCCCCTGTTCGTAAACTTAACTTTATGACCATGAGTGAAGAGCTTGCTTATTACGTTGGTGCAAACCGCATCGTCAAAAATGTGGTCGGCTTGTTGATTTTCATTGCATCGATTGGTTGGCTTGGCGCGCACATTCTTGGCGGTGGCATGTACCTCGCATGGATTGCTGATATTGACCTCAGCACCGCGAAAATCGTGATTGCGGTGGCGTTTACTATTTACGTGGTGATCGGCGGTTACACCGCTGTTGTTTGGACCGATGCCATTCAAGCCGTGATCTTGTTTGTTGGCTTCATTCTCATGGCGGTCTTGTCTGTGCAGCACATTGGTGGCTTAGATAATCTCTACAGTGCGATGGATCCTGCGGCAGTCAGCTTTTTAGCCATCGACAAACTTGGTTTACTCCCTGCAATTTCATTGTCTGTGGTGATTGGTGTGGGCGTGTTAGCGACGCCATCGTTCCGTCAGCGTATCTACTCGGGCAAAGACGTTTCAACCATCCGTCGTTCGTTTGTTGGCTCCGGTGTGCTGTATCTTTTCTTCTCTATTATCCCAGCCATTATCGGTATGGCAGCACATGCGATTAACCCAGAATTGGCCAACTCAAACTACGCATTCCCTTACGTGGCTGCCACGGTTCTACCTGTTGGTGTCGGGATGATTGTGCTTATCGCAGGCCTTTCGGCCACCATGTCGAGTGCCAGCTCTGATGCCATCGCGGGCGTGTCCATCCTGCTACGCGATGTGTATGTGATGTTCACGGGCCGAGTGCCAAATAAAGAGTCAATGCTCAACTATTCGCGCCTGGCGTTGGTGGTGGTGATTGGTTTCGCTCTGCTGTTTGCGCTCACCTCAAATGACATCATTGGCTACATCACCAAAATGATTTCTACAGTCATGTCTGGCATGTTTGTCTGCGGTATGTTGGGGCGTTTTTGGCGCCGTTATAACTGGCAAGGGGCTTTAGCCACACTGGCGGGTGCTTCTGCAGCTTCAGTGGCTGTCATGATGAGTCCGAGCCTAACCACATTTTGGGGCAACCCTGTCATTCCATCTTGTATGGTGGCCTTAGGGGCTGGAGTAGTGGTGAGCCTACTAACACCGGCTAACCAAGTTTCTGCCGAAATGGCTCGCGCTATCTTAGACGATGAACGCGCTTTGATGGAAATGGAACTCTCCGACAAAGGTGAGCTGGATCGCGATGAATCGTTGGCAAATCGTCAAGCGGCGCGCGAGCTGTAA